The Oxalobacteraceae bacterium OTU3CINTB1 genome includes a window with the following:
- a CDS encoding gluconolaconase, whose product MKLILAVLALGGAAIGGGVAYTLVQPPADKGGAAALAAKGTQRQWSARVTTIAGDGLPGMSNGSGRRTRFADPFGVVLDAAGNLYVADGGDNNSIRKIGLDGVSTTFAGGVEGYAEGLGTAASFNTPSGLAIDGAGNLYVADTGNNAIRKITPDGKVSTLAGDGLAGDKDGGGAAARFNGPIGVAVDADGVVYVTDTYNDRIRRIARNGDVTTIAGGGRTGKADGPAAQALFDLPTGLAVAANGDLYIADTGNHAIRKLDRSGVVTTIAEAKDDERASLLRSPVALALTRDGYLYLGSNSHGRLAQITPAGEVVTLVDVDHMAEPGYGPDGSVRLYAPRGIAVARDGSLFVTDGATYRLHHVGVAVAGQPAPPDEPAPPAPSHGATMLWPVKPQDKRHEVVGLMGEVRGDFKGESRHHFHSGLDVQAAIGTPVLAVTAGKVTDPRPAWGYGELSEGIAFNGLQYIHMRVGRDGRDKVIDPRFQVVKDEKGAPDAVRVKRGTRFLVGETLGSVNRMAHVHLDYIPNGDALNPLSLPFIDLEDTIAPKIQSVTLSDAGGKPLKETAGGRLLVRRSLGEVQIVVDAFDQMEGVQARRRLGLYKLGYQLLNADGEVIPGMEQPLITQLYDRIPRNREAVKLAYMEGSGITVHGNAETRFAYAINNSLMHGKLTPGAWKVGTLAAGKYTLRITAEDYAGNSAVKGRDLAITIE is encoded by the coding sequence TTGAAATTAATTTTGGCCGTGCTGGCGCTCGGTGGCGCGGCCATCGGTGGCGGCGTCGCTTACACACTGGTGCAGCCGCCTGCGGACAAGGGCGGGGCGGCTGCGCTGGCCGCCAAGGGCACGCAGCGGCAGTGGAGCGCGCGTGTCACAACCATCGCCGGCGATGGCTTGCCGGGCATGAGCAACGGCAGCGGACGCCGCACCCGTTTTGCCGATCCGTTCGGTGTGGTACTCGATGCAGCGGGCAATTTGTACGTGGCCGATGGCGGCGACAACAACAGCATCCGCAAGATCGGCCTGGACGGCGTCAGCACGACATTCGCCGGCGGGGTAGAGGGGTATGCGGAGGGACTCGGCACGGCGGCCTCGTTCAACACGCCCTCCGGTCTGGCGATCGATGGCGCCGGCAATCTGTATGTCGCCGACACCGGCAACAACGCGATCCGCAAGATCACGCCGGACGGCAAGGTCTCGACCTTGGCCGGCGACGGCTTGGCGGGCGACAAGGATGGCGGGGGCGCGGCCGCGCGGTTCAACGGTCCCATCGGCGTGGCCGTCGACGCTGATGGCGTCGTGTATGTGACCGATACCTACAACGACCGCATCCGCCGCATCGCGCGCAATGGCGACGTCACCACCATCGCCGGTGGCGGCCGCACCGGCAAGGCCGACGGTCCGGCGGCGCAGGCCTTGTTCGACCTTCCGACGGGGCTGGCGGTCGCCGCCAATGGCGACCTCTACATCGCCGACACCGGCAACCACGCGATCCGCAAACTCGACAGGAGCGGCGTCGTCACCACCATCGCCGAGGCGAAGGACGACGAGCGCGCGTCGCTGTTGCGCTCGCCGGTCGCGCTCGCGCTGACGCGCGACGGCTATCTTTACCTGGGCAGTAATTCGCATGGCCGCCTGGCGCAGATCACGCCGGCTGGCGAAGTGGTGACGTTGGTCGATGTCGATCATATGGCCGAGCCGGGCTACGGCCCCGACGGCAGCGTGCGCCTGTACGCGCCGCGCGGCATCGCGGTGGCCCGGGACGGCTCGTTGTTTGTGACGGACGGGGCCACCTATCGCTTGCATCATGTGGGCGTTGCGGTGGCGGGCCAGCCGGCGCCGCCGGACGAGCCGGCGCCGCCCGCGCCCTCGCACGGCGCCACCATGCTGTGGCCGGTCAAGCCGCAGGACAAGCGGCACGAGGTGGTCGGCTTGATGGGCGAGGTGCGCGGCGATTTCAAAGGCGAGAGCCGCCACCATTTCCACTCCGGGCTGGATGTGCAGGCGGCCATCGGCACGCCGGTGTTGGCGGTCACGGCAGGCAAGGTCACCGATCCGCGCCCGGCGTGGGGCTATGGCGAGCTGTCGGAGGGCATCGCGTTCAATGGCCTGCAGTATATCCACATGCGCGTGGGGCGCGACGGGCGCGACAAGGTGATCGATCCGCGTTTCCAGGTGGTGAAGGACGAGAAGGGAGCGCCGGACGCGGTACGCGTCAAGCGCGGCACGCGGTTCCTCGTCGGCGAAACGCTCGGCAGCGTCAACCGCATGGCGCACGTGCATCTCGACTATATCCCGAACGGCGACGCGCTCAATCCGCTGAGCCTGCCGTTTATCGATCTGGAGGACACCATCGCGCCAAAAATCCAGAGCGTCACATTGAGCGATGCGGGCGGCAAGCCGCTCAAGGAGACGGCCGGCGGGCGCTTGCTGGTGCGGCGAAGCCTGGGCGAGGTGCAGATTGTCGTGGATGCGTTCGATCAGATGGAAGGCGTGCAGGCGCGTCGGCGGCTGGGGTTGTACAAACTTGGTTACCAGCTGCTCAATGCGGACGGGGAAGTTATTCCCGGCATGGAGCAGCCGCTGATCACGCAGTTGTACGACAGGATTCCGCGCAATCGGGAAGCGGTCAAGCTGGCGTACATGGAGGGCAGCGGGATCACCGTGCACGGCAATGCGGAGACGCGTTTTGCGTACGCGATCAACAATTCGCTCATGCACGGCAAGCTGACGCCGGGCGCGTGGAAGGTGGGCACGCTTGCTGCGGGCAAGTACACGTTGCGCATCACCGCTGAGGACTACGCCGGCAACTCGGCGGTAAAAGGCCGCGACCTGGCCATCACGATCGAGTAA
- a CDS encoding DUF2946 family protein → MGNLFKHRRRTSLIVCIAILLNLLTPALGQAMSTLLRDPLTLDICSATPAKRTQDMPAAGMKHCVFCATHATPAAPPPSIPALVALLDGHDAYPSLGYLSPSPLAAWSGAKPRGPPSLS, encoded by the coding sequence ATGGGTAACCTCTTCAAACACCGGCGCCGCACCAGTCTGATCGTCTGTATCGCGATCTTGCTGAATCTGTTGACGCCGGCGCTCGGCCAGGCGATGTCGACGCTGCTGCGCGATCCGCTGACGCTGGACATTTGCAGCGCCACGCCGGCCAAGCGCACGCAGGACATGCCGGCCGCCGGCATGAAGCACTGCGTGTTCTGCGCCACCCACGCCACCCCGGCCGCGCCGCCGCCATCCATTCCGGCGCTGGTCGCGCTGCTGGACGGCCACGATGCCTACCCATCCCTCGGTTATCTGTCGCCTTCCCCGCTGGCCGCCTGGTCCGGCGCCAAGCCGCGCGGCCCGCCGTCGCTGTCCTGA
- a CDS encoding carboxy terminal-processing peptidase gives MKKQMLLVAMMSALSVQAGAAAPEKAADTPLKPQAGQTQAAVWASRVLGKLHYKAVPLDDAMSEKIFDRYFKSLDSEKLFFTQADVDQYAIVRTRLDDAINGENLSVPFAIFNLYQQRLTERIAYARELVKTGKFEFNSDESYQYDREKAEWTKSDAEVKDLWRKRVKNEWLRLKLAGKDDKSIRETLDKRYENYLIPSRKPTNEDVFQIFMNAYAMSIEPHTNYLGPRAAENFDIAMRLSLEGIGCVLQSRDDYTVVREVVPGSPAGLSGKIKVGDKIVAVSKDEKTPLTEVMGWRLDDVVALIRGPKDSTVKLEIIPADAGPDGKHSFVSLVRQKISMEEQSAKKTIYEVKDGNAKRRVGVISLPTFYQDFEARRKNEKDFKSATRDVARLLAELKKDKVDNVLIDLRNNGGGSLNEAVELTGLFIDKGPVVQQRTADNKVEVESDTNAGMAWDGPMGVLINRGSASASEIFAAAIQDYGRGIIIGEPSFGKGTVQTLFGLDRFSQSEKVKYGELKFTVAQFFRINGGTTQLRGVTPDIKLPTMSDADSFGESSYDNALPWTSIKPAVYIPAGELKEIVPMLDKKHDARVAKDKDFQYLAEDIALVKKQRKENSISLNETVRRKEREQQEARAKLREARLLANTPGADDPILVPDPKDALNKAIAAKPASGKAAPVPKVAAVKGALRSDDGLQGAERTLAAELEAEKAAKAAKDVLLNEAVHILSDEVGLLKTDTRMASRVLPYAADLK, from the coding sequence ATGAAGAAGCAAATGCTGTTGGTGGCCATGATGTCGGCCCTGTCAGTCCAGGCCGGCGCAGCCGCGCCGGAAAAAGCGGCAGATACCCCACTCAAGCCCCAGGCGGGCCAAACCCAGGCGGCCGTTTGGGCGTCGCGGGTGTTGGGCAAGTTGCATTACAAGGCCGTGCCGCTCGACGACGCGATGTCCGAAAAGATCTTCGACCGTTATTTCAAGTCGCTCGACTCCGAAAAACTGTTCTTCACGCAGGCCGACGTCGACCAGTACGCCATCGTGCGCACCCGTCTGGACGACGCCATCAACGGCGAGAACCTGAGCGTGCCGTTCGCCATCTTCAACCTGTACCAGCAGCGCCTGACCGAGCGCATCGCCTATGCACGCGAGCTGGTCAAGACCGGCAAGTTCGAGTTCAACTCCGACGAGAGCTACCAGTACGACCGCGAAAAGGCCGAATGGACCAAGAGCGACGCCGAGGTCAAGGACCTGTGGCGCAAGCGCGTCAAGAACGAGTGGCTGCGCCTGAAGCTGGCCGGCAAGGATGACAAGAGCATCCGCGAGACGCTCGACAAGCGCTACGAGAACTACCTGATCCCGTCGCGCAAGCCGACCAACGAGGATGTGTTCCAGATCTTCATGAACGCCTACGCGATGTCGATCGAGCCGCACACCAATTACCTGGGTCCGCGCGCGGCCGAGAACTTCGACATCGCCATGCGCCTGTCGCTCGAGGGCATCGGTTGCGTGCTGCAAAGCCGCGACGACTACACCGTCGTGCGCGAAGTGGTGCCGGGCAGCCCGGCCGGCCTGTCGGGCAAGATCAAGGTCGGCGACAAGATCGTCGCCGTCTCCAAGGACGAGAAAACCCCGCTGACCGAGGTCATGGGCTGGCGCCTGGACGACGTCGTCGCGCTGATTCGCGGTCCCAAGGATTCGACCGTCAAGCTGGAGATCATCCCGGCCGACGCCGGCCCGGACGGCAAGCATTCGTTCGTCTCGCTGGTGCGCCAGAAGATCAGCATGGAAGAGCAGTCGGCCAAGAAGACCATCTACGAGGTCAAGGACGGCAACGCCAAGCGCCGCGTCGGCGTGATTTCCCTGCCGACGTTCTACCAGGACTTCGAGGCCCGCCGCAAGAACGAGAAGGACTTCAAGAGCGCCACGCGCGACGTCGCCCGCCTGCTGGCCGAGCTGAAGAAAGATAAGGTCGACAACGTGCTCATCGACCTGCGCAACAACGGCGGCGGCTCGCTCAACGAGGCGGTCGAACTGACCGGCCTGTTCATCGACAAGGGACCGGTGGTGCAGCAGCGCACCGCCGACAACAAGGTCGAAGTGGAAAGCGACACCAATGCCGGCATGGCGTGGGACGGCCCGATGGGCGTGCTGATCAACCGCGGCTCGGCCTCGGCGTCGGAGATTTTCGCGGCGGCGATCCAGGATTACGGCCGCGGCATCATCATCGGCGAGCCGAGCTTCGGCAAGGGCACGGTGCAAACCCTGTTCGGCCTGGACCGCTTCTCGCAGAGCGAAAAGGTCAAGTACGGCGAGTTGAAGTTCACCGTGGCGCAGTTCTTCCGCATCAACGGCGGCACCACGCAGCTGCGCGGCGTCACGCCGGACATCAAGCTGCCGACGATGTCGGACGCCGATTCGTTCGGCGAGTCGAGCTATGACAACGCCTTGCCGTGGACCTCGATCAAGCCGGCGGTCTACATTCCGGCCGGCGAGCTGAAGGAAATCGTGCCGATGCTGGACAAAAAGCATGACGCCCGCGTCGCCAAGGACAAGGACTTCCAGTACCTGGCCGAGGACATCGCCCTGGTCAAGAAGCAGCGCAAGGAAAACTCGATTTCGCTGAACGAAACCGTGCGCCGCAAGGAGCGTGAGCAGCAGGAGGCGCGCGCCAAGCTGCGCGAGGCCCGTCTGCTGGCCAACACCCCTGGCGCGGACGATCCTATCCTGGTGCCCGATCCGAAGGACGCGCTGAACAAGGCGATCGCGGCCAAGCCGGCCAGCGGCAAGGCGGCGCCGGTGCCGAAAGTGGCCGCCGTCAAAGGCGCGCTGCGCAGCGACGACGGCCTGCAAGGCGCCGAGCGTACCCTGGCGGCCGAGCTGGAAGCGGAAAAGGCGGCCAAGGCGGCCAAGGACGTGCTGCTGAACGAAGCGGTGCACATTCTGTCTGACGAGGTTGGCCTGCTGAAGACCGATACGCGCATGGCGTCGCGCGTGTTGCCTTACGCTGCCGACTTGAAATAA
- a CDS encoding TonB-dependent receptor yields the protein MIKKLDKTVYDVANVPRAANGTAQDVLQSTPELSVSADGQIAVKGNPQVTVLVDGKPTAMMSGSADERATALQTMNGADIASVEVITNPSAAYNANGGAILNIVLKRNRKPGAHAQIQGGAADHGLWNVGASGDLTNKDVGVHGNLALRHDGTDKIRASTVDWNNPLAGEPRRTRQTSEVFVRRIVQSAGLGIDYTLNDTDSISLSTKYNQRRSRPVYDVLNENRTGAGESIYHRISTGPNEQSDGSASLNYSHQDGGTALKAAFQHSETKGLIDKSYRDVFVSPLSPTDHSRGATRLTRRLNQATVDWSRPSAYGKLGMGLDMQDKVDNIDNYQASVEPATGAETADPATTNGYAVRTTVAAAYLTDQITHGKWEALLGGRAERMALRVDPADSGMSTQHRQAFNPSLHLRYAMSDKTDVTLSYRRSLQMPDPRDLNPFTTYVDAQNLSRGNPGLKPQQLTSWEIGADASAAQLTGSLTAFYRSSSDTVTDARSVADNVILTSKQNGGQASSAGGTGAVTWTPDATLQLGMDGGIYRVMLRTPDLSRPVRQNDIAGYLNLRVAYSLGQDNLSLDAHGQSSGISPLGRFGATSSVNLTWKHAMTKSLSLTVNANDIFDGGRRTYTTDTSTFRQTAFDHFVARRIYVGLVKKIE from the coding sequence GTGATCAAAAAACTCGATAAGACCGTCTACGATGTGGCCAATGTGCCGAGGGCGGCGAACGGCACCGCCCAAGATGTTCTGCAATCGACACCCGAACTATCGGTGTCCGCCGACGGGCAAATCGCGGTCAAAGGCAATCCGCAGGTCACGGTGCTGGTCGACGGCAAGCCGACGGCGATGATGTCCGGATCGGCGGACGAGCGGGCGACGGCGCTGCAGACCATGAACGGCGCCGATATCGCCAGCGTGGAAGTCATCACCAATCCCTCGGCCGCTTACAACGCCAATGGCGGCGCAATCCTGAATATCGTCTTGAAGCGCAACCGCAAGCCCGGCGCCCACGCCCAAATCCAGGGCGGCGCGGCGGACCACGGCCTGTGGAACGTCGGCGCGTCGGGCGACTTGACCAACAAGGATGTCGGCGTGCATGGCAACCTGGCGCTGCGCCACGACGGCACCGACAAAATCCGCGCATCGACGGTGGACTGGAATAATCCCTTGGCCGGCGAACCCCGGCGTACCCGCCAGACGTCGGAGGTCTTCGTTCGCCGCATCGTCCAAAGCGCGGGCCTGGGCATCGACTACACGCTTAACGATACCGACAGCATCAGCCTGTCGACGAAATATAACCAGCGCCGCTCGCGTCCGGTGTATGACGTGCTCAACGAGAACCGCACTGGCGCCGGGGAGAGTATCTATCACCGAATCTCCACCGGCCCCAACGAGCAGTCCGACGGCAGCGCCAGCCTCAACTACAGCCACCAGGACGGCGGCACCGCGCTCAAGGCGGCGTTCCAGCACAGCGAAACGAAGGGCCTGATCGACAAATCCTACCGTGACGTGTTCGTCTCCCCGCTAAGCCCGACCGACCACAGTCGCGGCGCCACCAGGTTGACGCGCCGCCTGAATCAGGCCACCGTCGACTGGAGCCGCCCGTCGGCATACGGCAAACTGGGCATGGGCCTGGATATGCAGGACAAGGTCGACAACATCGACAACTACCAGGCATCCGTCGAGCCCGCGACAGGCGCCGAGACTGCCGATCCCGCCACCACCAACGGCTACGCGGTGAGGACCACTGTGGCCGCAGCCTATCTGACCGACCAGATCACGCATGGAAAATGGGAAGCGCTGCTGGGCGGACGCGCCGAGCGCATGGCGCTGCGCGTGGACCCGGCGGACAGCGGCATGTCGACACAACATCGGCAGGCGTTCAACCCCAGCCTCCACCTGCGCTATGCCATGAGCGACAAAACCGACGTGACCCTCAGCTACCGCCGCAGCCTGCAAATGCCCGATCCGCGCGATCTCAACCCGTTCACGACCTATGTCGATGCGCAAAACCTGAGCCGTGGCAATCCCGGCCTGAAGCCGCAACAGCTGACCTCCTGGGAAATCGGCGCCGATGCGAGCGCGGCCCAACTCACCGGCAGCCTCACCGCTTTCTATCGCAGCAGCAGCGATACGGTGACCGATGCGCGCAGTGTTGCCGACAATGTGATTCTCACGTCGAAGCAGAATGGCGGGCAGGCCAGCTCGGCGGGGGGCACCGGCGCCGTCACCTGGACGCCCGACGCGACGCTGCAATTGGGCATGGACGGCGGCATCTATCGCGTGATGCTGCGCACACCGGACCTCTCCCGCCCGGTGCGCCAGAACGATATCGCCGGCTATCTCAACCTGAGGGTGGCATACAGCTTGGGGCAGGACAATCTGTCCCTCGATGCGCATGGCCAGTCTTCGGGCATCTCCCCGCTCGGCCGGTTCGGCGCGACCAGCAGTGTCAACCTGACCTGGAAGCACGCGATGACCAAGTCGCTCAGCCTGACCGTCAACGCCAACGACATTTTCGATGGCGGCAGGCGCACCTACACGACCGACACGAGCACCTTCCGCCAGACCGCATTCGATCATTTCGTCGCGCGGAGAATCTACGTGGGCCTGGTGAAAAAGATCGAGTGA
- a CDS encoding Cache 3/Cache 2 fusion domain-containing protein codes for MSTFTMNTRNWGVGTKITVFTFALISVILAVLLTLINMSTSSMLKERAKSNVANSLNGISNTVEVFNNAMTNEASSFARLFAAGFGAGKFSLDPSTKVEIAGKPTPTLAHDGKPLNMDFSIPDKFTNETGVIATIFAADGDEFVRVSTSLKKENGDRAVGTQLDHAHLSYAPLRAGNSYIGLATLFGKQYITQYDPIKDGSGKVIGVLFIGLDISKNMTMLKEKIKAITIGDTGYIYVLNAAPGKDQGKMLIHRSREGENLFERKSADGRLFIQEMLTAKQGSMTYDWPDADGKEPREKMVEFKTFKDWNWLIVGGTYTEEITREAESLRNTYAALGLTALVIFAGVLFLLVRAVVSRPLARAEEAATRIAQGDLDVHLEIDNKDEIGLVLRALNGISSNLSNVVGQVRTGAEQITTASAEIASGNLDLSSRTEEQASSLEETAASMEQLSSAVKQNADNAAQANQMALAASGIAAKGGEVVAQVVDTMGSINQSSRKIVDIISVIDGIAFQTNILALNAAVEAARAGEQGRGFAVVASEVRNLAQRSATAAKEIKALIDDSVSKVDIGSRQVEQAGTTMQEVVDSVRRVTDIMSEISSASEEQRAGIGQVHEAIAQMDQVTQQNAALVEEAAAAAHALQDQAHELEQVVRIFNLGSHKAAPALGSDKREYLALK; via the coding sequence ATGAGCACATTTACTATGAATACCCGTAACTGGGGTGTTGGCACCAAGATTACCGTTTTCACTTTCGCGCTGATCAGCGTGATCCTCGCGGTCCTGCTGACCCTGATCAATATGAGCACCTCGTCCATGCTCAAGGAACGCGCCAAGTCCAACGTCGCCAATTCCCTCAACGGCATCAGCAACACAGTCGAGGTGTTCAACAACGCCATGACCAACGAGGCGTCCAGCTTCGCCCGCCTGTTCGCCGCCGGCTTCGGCGCCGGCAAGTTCTCGCTCGATCCGTCCACCAAGGTCGAAATCGCCGGCAAGCCGACCCCGACCCTGGCCCATGACGGCAAGCCGCTCAACATGGACTTCAGCATCCCGGACAAATTCACCAACGAAACCGGCGTCATCGCCACCATCTTTGCCGCCGATGGCGACGAGTTCGTGCGCGTGAGCACCTCGCTGAAGAAGGAAAACGGCGACCGCGCCGTCGGCACCCAGCTCGACCACGCCCACCTGAGCTACGCGCCCCTGCGCGCCGGCAACAGCTACATCGGCCTGGCCACCCTGTTCGGCAAGCAATACATCACCCAGTACGACCCGATCAAAGACGGCAGCGGCAAGGTCATCGGCGTGCTGTTCATCGGCCTCGACATCTCCAAGAACATGACGATGCTCAAGGAGAAAATCAAGGCCATCACCATCGGCGACACCGGCTACATCTACGTGCTGAACGCGGCGCCGGGCAAGGACCAGGGCAAGATGCTGATCCACCGCTCGCGCGAAGGCGAAAACCTGTTCGAGCGCAAGAGCGCCGACGGCCGCCTGTTCATCCAGGAAATGCTCACCGCCAAGCAAGGCAGCATGACGTACGACTGGCCAGACGCCGACGGCAAGGAGCCGCGCGAAAAAATGGTCGAGTTCAAGACCTTCAAGGATTGGAACTGGCTCATCGTCGGCGGCACCTACACCGAGGAAATCACCCGCGAGGCCGAGAGCCTGCGCAACACCTACGCCGCGCTCGGCCTGACCGCGCTGGTCATCTTCGCCGGCGTGCTGTTCCTGCTGGTGCGCGCTGTCGTCTCGCGTCCGCTGGCCCGCGCCGAGGAAGCGGCCACCCGCATCGCCCAGGGCGACCTGGACGTGCACCTGGAAATCGACAACAAGGATGAAATCGGCCTGGTGCTGCGTGCCCTGAACGGCATCAGCAGCAACCTGTCGAACGTGGTCGGCCAAGTGCGCACCGGCGCCGAACAGATCACCACCGCCTCGGCCGAAATTGCCAGCGGCAACCTGGACCTGTCGTCGCGCACCGAAGAACAGGCATCGAGCCTGGAAGAGACCGCCGCGTCGATGGAACAGCTCAGCAGCGCCGTCAAGCAGAACGCCGACAACGCCGCCCAGGCCAACCAGATGGCGCTGGCCGCCTCCGGCATCGCCGCCAAGGGTGGCGAAGTGGTCGCGCAAGTGGTCGACACGATGGGTTCGATCAACCAATCGTCGCGCAAGATCGTCGACATCATCTCGGTCATCGACGGCATCGCCTTCCAGACCAACATCCTGGCGCTGAACGCGGCCGTCGAAGCGGCCCGCGCCGGCGAGCAGGGCCGCGGCTTCGCGGTCGTCGCCTCCGAGGTGCGCAACCTGGCGCAGCGCTCGGCCACCGCCGCCAAGGAAATCAAGGCGCTCATCGACGACTCCGTCAGCAAGGTCGACATCGGCAGCCGCCAGGTCGAACAGGCCGGCACGACGATGCAGGAAGTGGTCGACAGCGTGCGCCGCGTGACCGACATCATGTCCGAGATCAGCAGCGCCAGCGAAGAGCAGCGCGCCGGCATCGGCCAGGTGCATGAAGCGATCGCCCAGATGGACCAGGTCACGCAGCAGAACGCCGCGCTGGTGGAAGAAGCGGCCGCCGCCGCGCATGCGCTGCAGGACCAGGCGCACGAGCTCGAGCAGGTGGTGCGCATCTTCAACCTGGGCAGCCACAAAGCCGCGCCGGCACTCGGCAGCGACAAGCGGGAATACCTCGCGCTCAAGTAA
- a CDS encoding copper chaperone PCu(A)C, whose translation MKKLLSLLLLAALPALAQVTVGEPWVRATVAAQKATGAFMTLTSTQGDKLVGVSSPAAGVVEVHEMKMVDDVMRMRQITALDLPAGKPVKLSPGGYHLMLLELKQPLKEGATVPLTLEIENAQKVRSKIVVDAPVKPLNTAAMQH comes from the coding sequence ATGAAAAAATTGCTCTCCCTGCTGCTGCTCGCCGCCCTCCCCGCCCTGGCCCAGGTGACCGTCGGCGAACCGTGGGTGCGCGCCACCGTCGCCGCGCAAAAAGCCACCGGCGCCTTCATGACCCTGACCTCGACGCAAGGCGACAAACTGGTCGGCGTCAGTTCGCCGGCCGCCGGCGTGGTCGAAGTGCATGAGATGAAAATGGTGGACGACGTCATGCGCATGCGCCAGATCACGGCGCTGGACCTGCCGGCCGGCAAACCGGTCAAGCTCAGCCCCGGCGGCTACCACCTGATGCTGCTGGAACTGAAGCAGCCGCTGAAGGAAGGCGCCACCGTGCCGCTGACCTTGGAGATTGAAAACGCGCAGAAGGTGCGCAGCAAGATCGTGGTGGACGCGCCGGTCAAGCCGCTCAATACGGCAGCCATGCAGCACTAG
- a CDS encoding SCO family protein: MQRRYFISTLAAMLVAAAPAMAAPAFNGIDVTGAAIGPDYQLFYADGKPASLRDFKGKYVMLFFGFTQCPDVCPTALSRAVEIKRLLGADGNKLQIVFATVDPERDTGPLLAEYMRAFDPTFVGVRGNLAQTAKAAADFKIFYRKVPSGSSYTMDHTAITYVFDAEGKIRLAFKHDQAAQQCADDLRKLMAPARPTSFLKGLFQ; this comes from the coding sequence ATGCAACGACGGTATTTCATTTCCACGCTCGCGGCCATGCTGGTGGCGGCGGCGCCAGCCATGGCCGCGCCGGCCTTCAACGGCATCGACGTCACCGGCGCCGCCATCGGGCCGGACTATCAGCTGTTTTACGCCGACGGCAAACCGGCCTCGCTGCGCGACTTCAAGGGCAAATACGTGATGCTGTTCTTCGGCTTCACCCAATGCCCGGACGTGTGCCCGACGGCGCTGTCGCGCGCCGTCGAGATCAAGCGCCTGCTGGGCGCCGACGGCAACAAGCTGCAAATCGTCTTCGCCACCGTCGACCCGGAACGCGACACCGGCCCGCTGCTGGCCGAATACATGCGCGCCTTTGATCCGACCTTCGTCGGTGTACGCGGCAATCTTGCGCAGACCGCCAAGGCCGCCGCCGACTTCAAAATCTTCTATCGCAAGGTGCCCAGCGGCAGCTCGTACACGATGGATCACACCGCCATCACCTACGTGTTCGACGCCGAAGGCAAGATCCGGCTCGCGTTCAAACATGACCAAGCCGCCCAGCAATGCGCAGACGACCTGCGCAAACTGATGGCGCCCGCACGACCAACCAGCTTCCTGAAAGGACTATTTCAATGA